A region of the Sinorhizobium arboris LMG 14919 genome:
CGGCCATCGTTTGCCCGTGATCGTGGGAACACCGATCGCCGGTGAGAAGATCAACGGTGAGATCTTCGATGGTGAAAGGAAAACAGCGATATTTCCTGGAGACTTACCGGAAGATCCTCAACTTCTTTTCGAGGCCGTCGATCGCCAACCCACATCCCCTTCGACCACGGATCCTTCAATGCCGGAACTGAACTTCGTCCGCTTCCGTCCACCGCACCTCGAAGAAACACGCGGCGGGTTGAAACTCTCGGTGCCGCATATCCGGCTCGACAGGGCCATGCAGTTCCTCCTCGGAGATCGTTTGGCATGAGTGACGATTTCAAGGACCGTCGACGCAGGCCCGCCGCATTTTCCATCGAAGGCGAAGAAGCCATCGAACGCGAGGCGAAACAGACGCCGCGGCGCGCGCCAGGCAGCTTCAGCGAAAGGGTCGTCATGACTCCTGACGCCGAGGACCCGTTCATCGGAACGACCGCTGCGATCGAATCGCTCGACCTGCCGGAAGCAAAGCCGCAGCGGCGCCGACTCTCCTTCGGCAAGATCGCCGCGAGCGCCTTCGGCATCCTGATTTCGCTTGCCGTCGGGCTTTGGGTCGACCGGCTTCTACGCGATCTCTTCTCGCGCGCCGACTGGCTCGGCTACGGGGCCGTCGCAGTCGTGGCGATCGGCGCGGTCGCTTTCCTGATCGTGGTCGCGCGCGAAGTTTTCGGCATGATGCAACTGACCGCCGTCCAGACGCTGAAAGGCGATCTGGCCGCAGCGGCCGCAGCCGGCAATACGCAGGCCGCGCGCGCTGCCACCGCGAGGCTTGCCCACCTGCTCGCCGGCAATCCGCGGACAGCCAGGGGCCGTGCCCGCCTGGCGGAGACCGAGGACGACATCATCGACGCCCCCCACCTCATCGAATTGACGGAACGTGAATTGCTGGCGCCGCTCGACCGCGAAGCGCGCCGGCTCATCCTGGCCGGAGCGAAACGCGTATCGATCGTCACCGCCGTCAGCCCACGCGCACTCGTCGATCTCGGCTATGTGATCTACGAATCCGCGCGGATGATCCGTGCAATGGCGGAACTCTACGGCGGCCGGCCGGGTACGCTCGGACTGTTACGCCTGATGCGCGACGTCATCGCCCATCTCGCCGTCACCGGCTCGATCGCCGTCGGCGACAGCCTCATCCAGCAGATCCTCGGCCACGGCCTCGCTTCAAAGCTTTCCGCCCGACTTGGCGAAGGCGTCATCAACGGGCTGATGACGGCGCGCATCGGAATCGCGGCAATGGATCTCTGCAGGCCGATGCCGTTCCGCGCGCTGAAGCGCCCCAGCATCGGCGACTTTTTGACCGACCTGGCGCCCGGCGCCGCGCGATCCGAAAGCGCAACGCGCTGATCGTCAGCCGCCGCTATCGAGAAGCCGTTGACGATCGCGACGGCACCCTGCTCTCGCCTACCCCCGAGAGCGGCTTATAAGCGAGGACGAAACCATCCGTTAACCATTTTCGCGGCAATGTAGTCGTCAGATTTGCAGCTTGACCCATCAAGGACCACTCATGCTCACGCGCCCTTCTTCGATTGCTCGCGGCGTTGCCGCTATCGCGCTTGTCGCCGCCGTGGGCCTTGCTACGCCCGCATTGTCCGGGGCCCGCGACAAGGCTTTCTTCGACAGGGTTGCCGGACAATGGAAAGGTCCGGGCGAGATCGTTGCCGGCAAGTACAAAGGCACGAAATTCACCTGCGATCTCACCGGCGAAGCGACGCCAGGCAATGAGGCCGGCCTGAAACTTGACGGTTTCTGCCGTGTCGGGGTTTTCAAACAGCCCATGTCGGCAACGATCGTCCGGAAAGCTAACGGCTATACCGGAAAGTTCCTGGACGGAGCCGAGGGCAAGGGTCTGGACGTCGTGTCCGGCACCGTGGCCAAGGACAAGGTAGTGGTCGGCATCAACCGCAAACAGCTCAACGGCGCTATGATTGCGCGCCTGCAGAACGAAGAGACGATGAACATCACCATCTCGGTGAAGGTCGAAGACACGATGGTCCCCGTCATCGGGGTGAGCCTCAACCGCCAGATGGACGACATAGCCGTCGGCTCGATCGAGTAACCGCCTTCGCCGCGCTCGCGACGGAAAGACCGGATCTCAGTCCTGCGTACGCCACCACTCGACGTTTTCGTCGGCTACTTCGATCCCGGTGACATCCGCCCTGCTTAGCCATTCTCCAACGGTTCGCCCTTCGACGGTGAGGTCTGCCGCAAAGTCGGCGAGCGGCTTCAGCACGAAGCCACGTTCTGTCATGCGCGGGTGAGGCAGCGTAAGCGCCGCGCTCTCCATGTTGAGGTCACCGAAGGTCAGGACGTCGATGTCGATGGTGCGCGGGCCCCACCGTTCCTTTCTTACGCGCTTCATGGCCCGCTCGATCCCGAGACAGGCCGCAAGCAATGCCTCGGCATCGAGCGTCGTTTCGACTTGCGCACAGGCGTTGAAGAACCAATCCTGATCCGTCTTGCCCCATGGGGGTGTGCGGTAGAGCCGCGACACCGCAGCGACCCGGCAATCCGCCCGCGCGTCGAGCGCCCGTAAGGCCTCCGCCATCGACCGGCGCGGGTCGCCGAGGTTGCCGCCAAGACCGAGGATCGCGCGCCGCCAGTTCCTATTCGGCGACATGCTCGACCGTGACCTCCACGTAGTCCAGTATTCCCGGAACCGGCGCGTTCGGCTTGCGGATGGAGACTTTCGCCCTTCGAATCTGACGGAAACGGGCGCAAAGCGTCTTGGCAACCTCAAGCGCCAGCGCCTCGATCAGATAACGCCGGCGTCCCGTGACGATTCTCTCGATCTCGGCGAAGGCGATGCCATAATGCACGGTGTCGTCGATGCAGTCCTCGGCAAGCGCGGTCCCCTGCTCGACTTCGAGTTCCGCATCCACGAAGAACCGCTGCCCGAGGAACTCCTCTTCGTCGAGCACGCCATGGCGGGCGAAGAACGCACAGTTCTTCAGGGTGATTGTGTAGGTCGCAGTCATCGCATTCCTGTCCCGTCAACGGTTCTTTGTCGCCAGCATAGCATCCGCAACGGCTAGCGCATCCCTGTTGATTGCGACATCGTGTACCCGAAAAATCGCAGCACCCGCAAATCTGAGAAGTGCTGTCGTCGCAGCGGTACCGACGTCCCGGTCCTGCGCCTCCCGTGCCGTCACCGCGCCGACGAAGCGCTTGCGCGACGTCCCCACGAGAAGCGGCAGTCGAAATCCATGCAACTCCCCGAAGCGGCCCATCAGTTCCAGGTTCTCGTTCGTGTCCTTCGCGAAGCCAAAACCCGGATCGAGAACGATCCGTTCCCGCGCCACGCCGGCGTCGGTCGCGATCTGCAGGGACCGGCCGAGAAAATGAAACTGGTCTTCGATCACATCGCTCAGCTTTTCCCGATCGCGCCCCGTGTGCATGATGCAGAGCCCCGCGCCTGTCTCGGCTGCCACTGCCGCGATCGCCGGCTCGCGCTGCAGGCCGTGCACGTCGTTGACGATGTGGGCGCCGGCCTCCACTGCGAGTCGCGCGGTCTCGGCGCGATAGGTATCGACGGAAATAATGGCCCGGGACTGCCGCGCGACGGCGGCTATAACCGGCAGGATGCGGGCCTGCTCCTCACCGGCGTTGACCGGCTCGGCGTCCGGGCGCGTGGACTCGCCGCCGATGTCGAGGATTTCCGCACCCGCCTGGACTGCGCTCAAAGCAGCCGCGACAGCGGCGCCGGGATCGGCAAAGCGACCGCCGTCGGAGAAAGAATCCGGTGTAACATTGATGATCGCCATCAAAACGCCACGCGGCCCGAGTTCGAGATCGCGTCCATGCGCCAATTGCCAGCGAGAGGACTGAAGTGGATCGTATGTCATTATTCCGGTCCGCGGCTGAACGGCGTCGAATTCGCCGATCGTTCATGGTGCAGATGATCTCTTTCGAAAGCAACGCGTTATGACTTGGTTCTCATACACTTTGAAGGCTTGTCGACTTCGGTTCTGGCCGATTTGTGTTGCGCTGGCCCTGGCTATGCCCCAAGCTTCAACGAAGTTCAATCGGCGAGAATGCGCTTCCATGCCTCGATTAAATATCCCGTTACGTGCAGCCTTGATCGCTTTGCTCGTAGGCCTCCCGCTTGGCGCCGCCTCGGGAGAAACGCTGATCAGCAAGAGAATCTCCTATTTCTCGATCGGCGGACGCACGGCCGCGGAGCTCGACAAGGCGCTTTCGGCATCCGGCCCCATGATGAAGAGCACCGGCACGCGGCATCCGGGCGCCACCCGGATCAAGTTCGGCGGCACGGTCACCTATGTCAGTCGCGACGACCGCTGCGCGGTCGGCTCGGCCAAGGTTACGCTCAGCACCCGCATCATTCTGCCGCGATGGAAGTACCGTCCACAGGCCGGACGCGATTTGGCCCTGGTCTGGGACACGCTGGCGAGCGACATCAAGCGCCACGAAGAGCGTCACGCGGAGATCGCGCGCATTCATGCGCGTCGGATGGAAAAGGCCCTGCTTGCACTGAAAGCCGAAGACAGTTGCGAGCGCATGCAGGCCCGGGTCGCGGAAGTAAGCGCCGAAGAAGTCGAGCGGCACGACAAGGATCAGGCGCGCTTCGACCGCACCGAAGCGGCCAACTTCGACCGGCGGATGATCCGGCTGCTACAATACCGCCTTGAAACCCTGAAGAAAAACGAGAAGACCCGTTGATGATATGAGACCGGCCGCGCATCGCCGTCGGGCGATACTCGCTGCCGTGTACGCCCTTTGGATCGAAATACCCCAAAGAAACGATGGGGTGTAGTTTCGGCTCCAGAAGAAGACGCCAGAAACCCACAGTATTTTATTGGCGGAATCTAACGATAGCGAGCAGCAACCGACTCAGCTATATTGAAGTCATGCAACGAGCAGAGGAACCGAAGTTCAACTGCTGAAGGAAGTTGACATTGGATTGCGGATCAACACCGAGATCTCGCGTTTTAGTGGCAACTGGCGTGAGTTTGGCTTCGTCATCTTCGGATATTGCAGCATTATCCGGGTGATGGAGCAGCACAGGTTCTCCTGGCGTGTCCTGGTGCGGCAGATGTTCCCTCCCTCATCTGCATGCGATGCGCCCTCCTAGCCTCGCTTGTCGATCGACCAGCGAGGCTTTTTTTGCGTTCACGGCGCCGAACATCAGGACACGGGCTGCCATCAGATCGACGGAAGGCAGCTGGGCTATCGGAACAGGCGATTAGCCGATCAGGCCTGGCGCTCCGGAACATGAACGACGAGCCCGTCCAGAGCTTCGCTCATCTTGATCTGACAGGAGAGACGCGAGGTCGGACGCACGTCGTAGGCGAAGTCCAGCATATCCTCTTCCATCGCTTCGGGTGCGCCGACCTGGGCCGCCCAGGCCTCGTCGACATAGACATGACAGGTCGCGCAGGCGCAAGCGCCGCCGCATTCCGCTTCGATCCCGGGGACCGAATTGCGAACCGCATTCTCCATGACCGTGGAGCCGTTCTCGACATCGAGTTCGTGGCGCACGCCGTCAAAGGCTACGATCGTAAGTTTTGTCATTTCTCTTTCCGGAACGAATTGAGGGGGCCGGGCTGGCGCCGGGCTTGCTCGTACTAGGCGTGCCCCGGCTTTGAATCAGGGCACGTCTTCCAACAAATCAGCCAATCAGTCAACATGATGCGGCCCATCCGCACAGCCGCAAATTGCCGCGGCGGCTGGGCAGATCGCGTTTGATAACCGGTCTCAAAGCATCTCGGCCATATGCGCAGCGGTTTCGGGACGACGACATGCACGATGCCGACAAGCTGCTGCAACGACCCTTGCGCGCCTGACAAGACGCGCTTCAGGTCAGCGGCAGAGCTTTAGAACGAAGAGTTCCGCTTCGAGAACGGCGGCGGCGAGAGCGCTCTGCAGTCCGGCGTCCTCGGGGCACTTTTCGATCGCAGCTGCAGCCTCGGCGACCGCGACGGCGCCGACCGCGAGAGCCGCCCCCTTCAGGCGATGGGCCTCCTGGCCACGGGCCTCTGCATCACGCTCCGCCATCTGGGCCATCGCCTGGCGCGCCTGACGTGCAAAGAGCGTGAGCACTTCGATCTCGAGCATCTTGTCGCCCATCGTCTGCCTGTAGAGGTGAGCAAGGTCGATAGGGTTCTTGCCAGAAGGAATGCTGTTTCCGGGGTTGTCCGGTATCTCGAAGGCAATCTTGAGTGCCGCCATGGGCTCGTTTCCTACAATCGATTTCGCATAAACAATCGCACCGTTTTCAGACAGGATTATCGGTGCGCGGCACTGCCATTGACCTAAAACGCGGCGCAAAGGAGGCAGAAAAATTGAGGAGATGGTTAACGGCCATTAAACCGGCTGATTCCCTTGGCTTTTCCGGCCACAAGGCCGAGTTTCCGTTAAGAAATCATTAGGATTTTAATGAATGCGGAACGCTCATAATTGTAAGAGCCCGGCTAATGTGTCACTACGATACGATTAGGAACGGGTCTGTATATGAAAATGGCAACTGTTCCGGTGGATAAGCTGCGTCCCACGGTGTCGCAGGGCATAGGCTGCGGCTATCCATCGAGGCGATGCAATGGGTGATCGGTCGGGCCCGGCTTCCTTGCGAAGCTCGGACCTTGCGGTCACCGCCCTGGTTCGGATGTTCCGCTGGGCACCTGGCGGCACAGGAAGACGGC
Encoded here:
- a CDS encoding YcjF family protein, which translates into the protein MSDDFKDRRRRPAAFSIEGEEAIEREAKQTPRRAPGSFSERVVMTPDAEDPFIGTTAAIESLDLPEAKPQRRRLSFGKIAASAFGILISLAVGLWVDRLLRDLFSRADWLGYGAVAVVAIGAVAFLIVVAREVFGMMQLTAVQTLKGDLAAAAAAGNTQAARAATARLAHLLAGNPRTARGRARLAETEDDIIDAPHLIELTERELLAPLDREARRLILAGAKRVSIVTAVSPRALVDLGYVIYESARMIRAMAELYGGRPGTLGLLRLMRDVIAHLAVTGSIAVGDSLIQQILGHGLASKLSARLGEGVINGLMTARIGIAAMDLCRPMPFRALKRPSIGDFLTDLAPGAARSESATR
- the folK gene encoding 2-amino-4-hydroxy-6-hydroxymethyldihydropteridine diphosphokinase; translation: MSPNRNWRRAILGLGGNLGDPRRSMAEALRALDARADCRVAAVSRLYRTPPWGKTDQDWFFNACAQVETTLDAEALLAACLGIERAMKRVRKERWGPRTIDIDVLTFGDLNMESAALTLPHPRMTERGFVLKPLADFAADLTVEGRTVGEWLSRADVTGIEVADENVEWWRTQD
- the folB gene encoding dihydroneopterin aldolase, with protein sequence MTATYTITLKNCAFFARHGVLDEEEFLGQRFFVDAELEVEQGTALAEDCIDDTVHYGIAFAEIERIVTGRRRYLIEALALEVAKTLCARFRQIRRAKVSIRKPNAPVPGILDYVEVTVEHVAE
- the folP gene encoding dihydropteroate synthase encodes the protein MTYDPLQSSRWQLAHGRDLELGPRGVLMAIINVTPDSFSDGGRFADPGAAVAAALSAVQAGAEILDIGGESTRPDAEPVNAGEEQARILPVIAAVARQSRAIISVDTYRAETARLAVEAGAHIVNDVHGLQREPAIAAVAAETGAGLCIMHTGRDREKLSDVIEDQFHFLGRSLQIATDAGVARERIVLDPGFGFAKDTNENLELMGRFGELHGFRLPLLVGTSRKRFVGAVTAREAQDRDVGTAATTALLRFAGAAIFRVHDVAINRDALAVADAMLATKNR
- a CDS encoding DUF922 domain-containing Zn-dependent protease gives rise to the protein MPRLNIPLRAALIALLVGLPLGAASGETLISKRISYFSIGGRTAAELDKALSASGPMMKSTGTRHPGATRIKFGGTVTYVSRDDRCAVGSAKVTLSTRIILPRWKYRPQAGRDLALVWDTLASDIKRHEERHAEIARIHARRMEKALLALKAEDSCERMQARVAEVSAEEVERHDKDQARFDRTEAANFDRRMIRLLQYRLETLKKNEKTR
- a CDS encoding 2Fe-2S iron-sulfur cluster-binding protein — its product is MTKLTIVAFDGVRHELDVENGSTVMENAVRNSVPGIEAECGGACACATCHVYVDEAWAAQVGAPEAMEEDMLDFAYDVRPTSRLSCQIKMSEALDGLVVHVPERQA
- a CDS encoding Hpt domain-containing protein, which encodes MAALKIAFEIPDNPGNSIPSGKNPIDLAHLYRQTMGDKMLEIEVLTLFARQARQAMAQMAERDAEARGQEAHRLKGAALAVGAVAVAEAAAAIEKCPEDAGLQSALAAAVLEAELFVLKLCR